Proteins from a genomic interval of Zingiber officinale cultivar Zhangliang chromosome 1B, Zo_v1.1, whole genome shotgun sequence:
- the LOC121974666 gene encoding methyltransferase-like protein 7A isoform X1, with protein MQFACCNHVSSLIASAPIQSPTAGATPSSSSSWRLLSPPLSVFCPCCRPVTKRRLLLGASTVALPLLPTSPAGARCPSDPDVALKRVHPPRPDWYEEFYAKAMDQSMQSYESEVAVYKKKLFTQLSGEVCKVLELGVGTGPNFRYYAGAAGRYIVGVDPNKQMEKYARASAEAVGLQSTRFSFVKGVGEALNVEDNTMDAVIGTLVLCSVSDVALTLREVRRVLKPGGLYLFIEHVAARDGSFLRFAQNVLDPLQQIVADGCHLTRETGKSISEAGFSSVNLQTCFLSSVSIISPHVYGIACK; from the exons atgcaGTTTGCCTGCTGCAACCACGTCTCCTCCCTAATCGCCAGCGCCCCAATCCAATCCCCCACCGCCGGTGCCACTCCAAGTAGCAGTTCCTCCTGGAGGCTCCTCTCGCCTCCTTTATCGGTGTTTTGCCCATGCTGCCGGCCAGTGACCAAGAGGCGTCTCCTCTTGGGAGCTTCGACCGTGGCACTTCCCCTTCTTCCTACCTCCCCCGCCGGCGCCAGATGCCCTTCCGATCCAGAC GTCGCTTTAAAGAGGGTTCATCCACCGAGGCCGGATTGGTACGAGGAGTTCTACGCTAAGGCGATGGATCAAAGCATGCAAAGCTATGAATCTGAG GTTGCAGTATACAAGAAGAAGCTTTTTACTCAGTTGTCAGGAGAAGTTTGCAAAGTGTTAGAGCTTGGTGTCGGCACTGGTCCTAACTTCCGGTATTATGCTGGTGCTGCTGGTCGTTATATTGTTGGAGTAGATCCAAATAAACAGATGGAGAAATATGCAAGAGCATCAGCAGAAGCTGTTGGACTGCAATCAACAAGGTTCAGCTTTGTGAAAGGG GTTGGGGAAGCCTTAAATGTGGAGGACAACACTATGGATGCTGTGATTGGTACTCTGGTATTATGTTCTGTTAGTGACGTTGCATTGACACTGAGAG AAGTCAGAAGAGTATTGAAACCTGGTGGTCTTTACTTGTTCATTGAGCATGTTGCTGCACGAG ATGGTTCCTTTCTTCGCTTTGCGCAAAATGTTCTTGATCCACTGCAACAGATTGTGGCCGATGGATGCCACTTGACAAGAGAAACAGGGAAGAGCATATCTGAAGCTGGCTTTTCGAGTGTTAACCTCCAAACTTGTTTCCTCTCATCTGTCTCCATCATAAGCCCAC
- the LOC121974666 gene encoding methyltransferase-like protein 7A isoform X2 — MQFACCNHVSSLIASAPIQSPTAGATPSSSSSWRLLSPPLSVFCPCCRPVTKRRLLLGASTVALPLLPTSPAGARCPSDPDVALKRVHPPRPDWYEEFYAKAMDQSMQSYESEVAVYKKKLFTQLSGEVCKVLELGVGTGPNFRYYAGAAGRYIVGVDPNKQMEKYARASAEAVGLQSTRFSFVKGVGEALNVEDNTMDAVIGTLVLCSVSDVALTLRDGSFLRFAQNVLDPLQQIVADGCHLTRETGKSISEAGFSSVNLQTCFLSSVSIISPHVYGIACK, encoded by the exons atgcaGTTTGCCTGCTGCAACCACGTCTCCTCCCTAATCGCCAGCGCCCCAATCCAATCCCCCACCGCCGGTGCCACTCCAAGTAGCAGTTCCTCCTGGAGGCTCCTCTCGCCTCCTTTATCGGTGTTTTGCCCATGCTGCCGGCCAGTGACCAAGAGGCGTCTCCTCTTGGGAGCTTCGACCGTGGCACTTCCCCTTCTTCCTACCTCCCCCGCCGGCGCCAGATGCCCTTCCGATCCAGAC GTCGCTTTAAAGAGGGTTCATCCACCGAGGCCGGATTGGTACGAGGAGTTCTACGCTAAGGCGATGGATCAAAGCATGCAAAGCTATGAATCTGAG GTTGCAGTATACAAGAAGAAGCTTTTTACTCAGTTGTCAGGAGAAGTTTGCAAAGTGTTAGAGCTTGGTGTCGGCACTGGTCCTAACTTCCGGTATTATGCTGGTGCTGCTGGTCGTTATATTGTTGGAGTAGATCCAAATAAACAGATGGAGAAATATGCAAGAGCATCAGCAGAAGCTGTTGGACTGCAATCAACAAGGTTCAGCTTTGTGAAAGGG GTTGGGGAAGCCTTAAATGTGGAGGACAACACTATGGATGCTGTGATTGGTACTCTGGTATTATGTTCTGTTAGTGACGTTGCATTGACACTGAGAG ATGGTTCCTTTCTTCGCTTTGCGCAAAATGTTCTTGATCCACTGCAACAGATTGTGGCCGATGGATGCCACTTGACAAGAGAAACAGGGAAGAGCATATCTGAAGCTGGCTTTTCGAGTGTTAACCTCCAAACTTGTTTCCTCTCATCTGTCTCCATCATAAGCCCAC